The following are encoded together in the Pirellulales bacterium genome:
- a CDS encoding sigma-70 family RNA polymerase sigma factor translates to MEKRPNWREIVEKHQEQVLRIAVRILGSLHDAEDVAQDVFVEAYQLHRRGGVDGWTGLLVRMATLRAIDRLRRARSARALCDDDRATDEGPFEEAVARELAERLRGAVTQLPDQQAAVFTLAAFEQLSRGEIAASLQISPQAVSTALYKARQQLMSELNVLDQGERS, encoded by the coding sequence ATGGAAAAGCGGCCCAACTGGCGAGAGATTGTCGAGAAGCACCAGGAGCAGGTGCTGCGGATCGCGGTGCGCATTTTGGGCTCGCTGCACGATGCCGAAGACGTAGCGCAGGACGTGTTCGTCGAGGCGTACCAGTTGCATCGCCGCGGCGGCGTCGATGGTTGGACCGGCTTGTTGGTGCGGATGGCGACGTTGCGAGCCATCGATCGGCTGCGGCGGGCGCGTAGCGCGCGAGCCCTATGTGACGACGATCGGGCGACAGACGAGGGGCCATTCGAAGAGGCCGTGGCCCGCGAGCTGGCCGAGCGACTGCGCGGCGCAGTGACACAGTTGCCCGACCAGCAGGCGGCGGTGTTCACGCTGGCGGCGTTCGAGCAACTGTCGCGCGGCGAAATTGCCGCCAGCCTGCAGATCTCGCCGCAGGCCGTGTCAACGGCGTTGTACAAAGCGCGGCAGCAATTGATGAGCGAATTGAACGTCTTGGACCAGGGAGAGCGATCATGA
- a CDS encoding YceI family protein, which yields MTVAIRQCILTLILMACCCVARAADTYTVDPVHSSISFMILHAGISNIHGRFNDFSGKITIDKADPAKSSFALSIPIDSIDTNNEKRDEHLRAPDYFNAKQFPTMSFQSTKVKAVEGGYEVSGDLTMHGVTKPLSFKLKGADKVVEFPKGTQRIGMVSSFSVLRSDFGMPVDPKALGDEVTIILGIEAAK from the coding sequence ATGACAGTGGCGATTCGGCAGTGCATCTTGACGCTGATTCTCATGGCATGCTGCTGCGTAGCGCGGGCAGCCGACACCTATACGGTCGATCCCGTGCATTCCTCGATCTCGTTCATGATCTTGCACGCTGGCATCAGCAATATTCACGGGCGGTTCAACGATTTCTCGGGAAAGATCACGATCGACAAAGCCGATCCGGCCAAGTCATCGTTTGCGCTGTCGATTCCGATCGACAGCATTGATACCAACAACGAGAAACGTGACGAGCACTTGCGGGCCCCCGACTATTTCAATGCCAAACAGTTTCCGACCATGTCGTTTCAGAGCACGAAGGTCAAAGCGGTCGAAGGAGGCTATGAAGTCTCGGGAGATTTGACCATGCATGGCGTGACCAAGCCCCTCTCGTTCAAGCTCAAGGGAGCCGACAAGGTCGTCGAATTTCCTAAGGGGACGCAGCGGATCGGTATGGTCTCGTCGTTCTCGGTCTTGCGCAGCGACTTTGGTATGCCTGTCGATCCGAAGGCACTGGGCGATGAGGTTACGATCATCCTCGGCATCGAAGCCGCGAAATAA
- a CDS encoding sulfatase-like hydrolase/transferase produces MKLHWADKFAVALSLVLSLSFVCPSAAAQDGKKPEIIHDAEYYILDAQHAERWSAEDKELDAKLAALRKKFGRPPNIIHVMWDDTAVGEVGIPAIQKVRGWETPNINRLAAEGANFMRMYTEPSCTPSRAACMTGRHPVRNGKYNVGFPYEYGGLAASEVTTAEVLSKAGYATAFYGKWHLGDIEQSYCTKQGFDEALWMPYNQATSVFSPEGQAAALSPAVMFPEMYPKDPYDLDSGWRPTGYVFALEGAKGGPVREFGKAPHHDDYLKLEGEFEKRTLAFIQKNAAAKKPFFVAWWPALGSFLPSPKKMTANGGAVAELLAPLDVRIGTLMSELKKLGIAENTLIVLMADNGPMTHNGPSGMIETLYRGGKGDFLEGGVRVPAMAWWPGVIAPGQIVGDIIHETDLFTTFAHLGGATENIPTDRIIDGVDQTALLLKGDTFSRRDYVYIYAGPTLAATVKGRYKRHWISDHPGLTGAPFYDLYTDPREMTGKLVPMLPALGMFNMMKARHELWMEKYPNTEEARDWPLTNVENARPETKVAGRSRVDAAKLPLDPREFIKALKGWEGAEFDQAE; encoded by the coding sequence ATGAAACTGCATTGGGCTGATAAATTCGCGGTTGCATTGTCATTAGTTCTCAGCTTGAGTTTTGTCTGCCCATCGGCAGCTGCGCAGGACGGCAAAAAGCCCGAGATCATCCACGACGCCGAGTATTACATCCTTGATGCACAACACGCAGAGAGATGGAGCGCGGAGGACAAGGAACTCGATGCCAAGCTGGCGGCGCTGCGAAAGAAGTTCGGTAGACCGCCCAATATCATTCACGTTATGTGGGACGATACAGCGGTGGGCGAGGTTGGCATTCCCGCCATTCAGAAAGTGCGTGGCTGGGAGACGCCGAACATCAATCGCCTCGCTGCCGAGGGCGCCAACTTCATGAGGATGTACACCGAGCCGTCGTGTACGCCCAGCCGCGCGGCGTGCATGACCGGCCGTCACCCGGTGCGCAATGGCAAATACAACGTGGGTTTTCCCTACGAATACGGAGGCTTGGCCGCCTCGGAGGTCACAACAGCGGAGGTACTCTCGAAAGCGGGGTACGCCACGGCATTCTACGGCAAGTGGCACCTTGGAGACATCGAACAGAGTTACTGCACGAAGCAAGGTTTCGATGAGGCGCTCTGGATGCCTTACAACCAGGCGACGAGTGTGTTTAGCCCGGAGGGGCAGGCAGCAGCGCTATCGCCGGCTGTTATGTTTCCCGAGATGTACCCCAAAGACCCGTACGATCTAGATTCGGGATGGCGCCCGACCGGATATGTCTTTGCCCTAGAGGGAGCGAAGGGGGGACCTGTTCGCGAGTTTGGAAAAGCGCCGCATCACGATGACTATTTAAAGCTTGAAGGCGAGTTTGAAAAACGAACATTGGCGTTTATCCAGAAGAATGCAGCTGCGAAGAAGCCATTTTTTGTCGCTTGGTGGCCTGCCCTAGGTTCGTTCCTGCCCTCGCCCAAGAAGATGACGGCTAACGGCGGAGCGGTGGCGGAGTTACTTGCCCCGCTCGACGTGCGGATTGGCACGTTGATGAGTGAACTGAAAAAACTCGGCATCGCCGAAAACACTCTAATTGTTTTAATGGCCGACAACGGCCCGATGACTCACAACGGTCCCTCTGGAATGATTGAGACCCTCTATCGTGGCGGCAAAGGAGATTTCCTCGAAGGGGGCGTGCGCGTGCCGGCGATGGCCTGGTGGCCGGGCGTGATCGCGCCTGGACAGATCGTCGGCGACATTATTCACGAGACGGACCTGTTCACCACCTTCGCTCATCTCGGAGGCGCGACCGAGAATATTCCCACAGACCGGATCATCGACGGCGTGGACCAGACCGCGCTTCTGCTGAAAGGTGACACATTCAGCCGGCGCGACTATGTCTATATCTACGCCGGCCCTACGCTGGCGGCGACCGTGAAGGGCCGGTACAAGCGCCACTGGATCAGTGACCATCCCGGCTTGACCGGGGCTCCTTTCTACGACCTGTATACCGACCCGCGCGAGATGACCGGCAAGTTGGTGCCGATGCTCCCCGCCTTGGGAATGTTCAACATGATGAAGGCGCGTCACGAGCTGTGGATGGAGAAGTATCCGAATACCGAGGAAGCTCGCGATTGGCCGCTGACCAACGTCGAAAATGCTCGCCCAGAAACCAAGGTCGCCGGCCGGTCCCGAGTGGACGCCGCAAAGCTTCCACTTGATCCGCGGGAGTTTATCAAGGCCCTGAAAGGATGGGAGGGCGCCGAGTTCGATCAAGCTGAGTGA
- a CDS encoding SgcJ/EcaC family oxidoreductase, translated as MRSANAYGIALFTLLIVAITFASTQRGPLLSTAHAQVKAKPGAPAKPTPAAPEPRSEDLRALQSLFESFTKAFEAGDAKAFAANWTADGEYENDAGVNVHGREAIEASFAEFFAKAPDAKAEVHRESMRFLSADVAVAEGKVAVRRGPAEPAKSAQYSALFVREGGAWHIAQLRETNLVGATIDDLGWLVAEWKSLNGEGAEIRTTYTWEGNKKFIQGRFSIQEKTLAFAGIQMIGVDPEIAEVHSWTFEANGGVGEADWEHDGDNWVLDVVGTLPDGRTLTETNVLRRINDDTFTWQSVDRTLDDLEVPDLAPVKVTRVKP; from the coding sequence ATGCGGTCAGCGAATGCGTACGGGATCGCGCTGTTTACGTTGTTGATCGTTGCGATAACCTTCGCCTCGACCCAACGCGGGCCATTGCTGTCGACAGCCCACGCGCAAGTCAAAGCAAAGCCCGGTGCTCCCGCGAAGCCTACGCCTGCCGCGCCGGAACCGCGGAGTGAGGACCTTAGGGCCCTGCAATCGTTGTTCGAGTCGTTTACCAAAGCGTTTGAAGCGGGTGACGCCAAAGCGTTTGCTGCGAACTGGACAGCGGACGGCGAGTACGAAAACGATGCCGGCGTCAACGTTCATGGCCGCGAGGCGATCGAGGCCAGCTTTGCCGAATTCTTTGCCAAGGCCCCGGATGCCAAAGCGGAAGTGCATCGAGAGTCAATGCGATTTCTCTCCGCCGATGTGGCGGTTGCCGAGGGCAAGGTTGCCGTTCGTCGTGGTCCCGCCGAGCCAGCCAAGAGCGCCCAGTACAGCGCCCTTTTTGTGCGCGAGGGAGGAGCATGGCACATTGCCCAACTGCGCGAAACAAACCTCGTTGGTGCGACGATCGACGATCTAGGCTGGCTCGTCGCCGAATGGAAATCGCTGAACGGCGAAGGAGCCGAGATTCGCACGACGTACACCTGGGAAGGAAACAAGAAGTTCATCCAAGGACGATTTTCCATTCAGGAAAAGACGCTCGCCTTCGCTGGCATTCAGATGATCGGTGTCGATCCCGAAATCGCCGAAGTGCATTCCTGGACCTTCGAGGCCAACGGTGGTGTGGGCGAAGCCGACTGGGAGCACGACGGCGACAATTGGGTACTCGACGTCGTTGGAACCTTGCCCGATGGCAGGACACTAACCGAGACGAATGTCTTGCGTCGCATCAACGACGATACATTCACCTGGCAATCCGTGGATCGCACGCTCGATGATCTTGAGGTGCCGGATCTAGCGCCGGTGAAAGTCACACGCGTCAAACCGTAG
- a CDS encoding ankyrin repeat domain-containing protein — protein MNSDHCGHAMTITPLSAVCSRRDPDAVVQCHEIEALLKAGADVNATDKNGVTALHHAVRFRNAAAVETLLAHGAAVNQACRRTGSTPLHRAVTTSGAPSTAGKQTAAQQIVDILLRHGADPTIKNHRGLQPADYTHDKELRERLTRR, from the coding sequence ATGAACTCCGACCATTGTGGGCATGCCATGACCATCACACCGCTCTCGGCCGTTTGCTCGCGACGCGATCCCGATGCGGTCGTTCAATGTCATGAGATCGAAGCACTGCTGAAGGCGGGCGCCGACGTCAATGCCACCGACAAAAACGGCGTCACGGCCTTGCATCACGCGGTACGGTTCCGCAACGCTGCCGCGGTCGAGACGCTGCTCGCGCACGGCGCCGCGGTGAACCAGGCCTGCCGCCGCACAGGCTCAACGCCCTTGCATCGCGCCGTAACCACCAGCGGCGCCCCCAGCACCGCCGGCAAGCAAACCGCAGCCCAACAGATCGTCGACATCCTGCTGCGCCACGGCGCCGACCCGACGATCAAAAACCACCGCGGCCTACAACCCGCCGACTACACCCACGACAAAGAACTGCGCGAACGACTCACCCGGCGATAA
- a CDS encoding XRE family transcriptional regulator, whose protein sequence is MPSRFNPEMLVIARGARGLSQSDVASGMKWSQGKASKVEHGLIDLSQGEVTRLSDLLRFPADLFYQYDAIRGFGTCCLYHRKRTTTPIRALNQLHDSINVWRIQIRRLLAGVSLPNEVNFPCMDIDEFKEPEVVAQMLRAAWALPRGPIKNLANIVEAAGGIIFDVNLNTPKIDAVSQRAVGMPPIFFLDPTKPADRCRFTLAHEIGHIVMHRTPSPNAEAEADRFAAEFLMPARDIERDLRNLTIPKAATLKLQWRVAMQAVIRRARDLGAISNSAYQSLCVRISQLGYRKNEPNPIQPEFPTALRQLINVYLDSRGYSVAELSETMLCREDEFRELYLHDGPINQLRVIK, encoded by the coding sequence ATGCCAAGCCGCTTCAACCCAGAAATGCTCGTCATAGCGCGTGGAGCACGAGGGTTGTCGCAATCGGACGTTGCCTCGGGCATGAAATGGTCCCAAGGAAAGGCGTCGAAGGTCGAGCATGGGTTGATTGATCTTTCGCAAGGCGAGGTGACCCGACTTTCTGACTTGTTACGTTTTCCAGCGGACCTGTTTTACCAGTACGACGCCATTCGTGGTTTTGGGACTTGCTGCCTCTATCACCGCAAGCGAACGACGACACCGATCCGCGCGTTGAATCAGTTGCATGACTCAATCAACGTTTGGCGAATTCAGATTCGTCGGCTTCTTGCAGGTGTGAGTTTGCCGAATGAGGTGAACTTCCCGTGCATGGACATCGACGAATTTAAGGAACCAGAGGTCGTAGCGCAAATGCTACGTGCGGCGTGGGCGCTTCCGCGAGGACCGATAAAAAACCTTGCCAATATTGTCGAGGCGGCGGGCGGAATTATTTTCGACGTGAACTTGAATACGCCGAAAATTGACGCCGTAAGTCAACGTGCCGTAGGAATGCCGCCAATCTTCTTTCTCGACCCGACAAAGCCGGCTGACCGCTGTCGGTTCACCCTTGCGCACGAGATTGGACACATTGTGATGCATCGGACTCCCAGCCCCAACGCTGAGGCCGAAGCAGACAGATTTGCCGCGGAATTCCTGATGCCTGCGCGCGATATTGAACGCGATCTCAGGAACCTAACCATTCCAAAGGCTGCGACATTGAAGCTTCAATGGCGAGTCGCGATGCAAGCGGTCATCCGGCGAGCACGTGACCTTGGAGCGATTTCGAACAGCGCGTACCAGTCGCTGTGCGTCCGCATTAGTCAGCTCGGTTACCGCAAAAACGAGCCGAACCCCATCCAGCCAGAATTTCCCACGGCACTTCGCCAACTCATCAATGTGTATCTCGATTCCCGAGGCTACTCCGTCGCCGAATTAAGCGAGACCATGCTTTGCCGCGAGGATGAATTTCGAGAGTTGTATTTGCACGATGGCCCAATCAATCAGCTCCGGGTCATTAAGTAA